In Kineococcus sp. NBC_00420, a single genomic region encodes these proteins:
- the nucS gene encoding endonuclease NucS, producing the protein MRLVIARCSVDYAGRLTAHLPLATRLLLVKADGSVLVHSDGGSYKPLNWMSPPARLTFSVPEEDAREIGVTQTWTVQHAKTDDRLIVSIHEVLHDSEHELGVDPGLVKDGVEAHLQKLLAEHITTLGEGYRLVRREYMTAIGPVDILARDGAGTAVAIEIKRRGEIDGVEQLTRYLELMNRDPLLAPVTGVFAAQEIKPQARTLASDRGIRCVVLDYDALRGIDDVDSRLF; encoded by the coding sequence GTGCGTCTCGTCATCGCCCGGTGCTCCGTCGACTACGCGGGCCGGCTCACCGCCCACCTGCCCCTGGCCACGAGGCTCCTGCTCGTGAAGGCGGACGGCAGCGTCCTGGTCCACTCCGACGGGGGCTCCTACAAACCGCTGAACTGGATGAGCCCCCCGGCCAGGCTGACCTTCTCCGTGCCGGAGGAGGACGCCCGCGAGATCGGCGTCACGCAGACGTGGACGGTCCAGCACGCCAAGACCGACGACCGCCTGATCGTGTCGATCCACGAGGTGCTGCACGACAGCGAGCACGAGCTCGGGGTGGACCCCGGCCTGGTCAAGGACGGGGTCGAGGCCCATCTGCAGAAGCTGCTGGCCGAGCACATCACGACGCTCGGCGAGGGCTACCGCCTCGTCCGGCGCGAGTACATGACCGCCATCGGTCCCGTCGACATCCTGGCCCGCGACGGCGCCGGGACCGCGGTGGCGATCGAGATCAAGCGTCGCGGCGAGATCGACGGCGTCGAGCAGCTCACCCGCTACCTCGAGCTCATGAACCGCGACCCGTTGCTCGCCCCGGTGACCGGGGTCTTCGCGGCGCAGGAGATCAAGCCGCAGGCCCGCACCCTGGCGAGCGACCGCGGCATCCGGTGCGTGGTCCTGGACTACGACGCCTTGCGCGGCATCGACGACGTGGACTCGCGGCTGTTCTGA
- a CDS encoding DUF2550 domain-containing protein produces MHEFLLSLEIAGACAVLLLVVLVAVVLRRRRLTSRLGTFDCSIRQPRGSHRRWALGVARYETDRLDWYRTFSLSPRPSCTYARRALGVTLFREAEGSELIAVQPGAMVVECRHEGVEIELAMSHDAYTGFASWLESAPPGQGVNVA; encoded by the coding sequence GTGCACGAGTTCCTGCTCTCCCTGGAGATCGCAGGAGCCTGTGCCGTCCTCCTCCTGGTCGTCCTCGTCGCGGTCGTCCTGCGGCGGCGTCGGCTGACGTCGCGGCTCGGCACCTTCGACTGCTCCATCCGCCAGCCCAGGGGTTCCCACCGTCGGTGGGCCCTGGGTGTGGCGCGGTACGAGACCGACCGTCTCGACTGGTACCGCACGTTCTCGTTGTCCCCGCGCCCGTCGTGCACCTACGCACGACGGGCGCTCGGCGTGACCCTCTTCCGCGAGGCCGAAGGTTCCGAGCTGATCGCCGTGCAACCCGGCGCGATGGTCGTCGAGTGCCGCCACGAAGGCGTGGAGATCGAACTCGCGATGTCGCACGACGCCTACACCGGCTTCGCGTCCTGGCTGGAGTCCGCCCCACCCGGGCAAGGCGTGAACGTCGCCTAG
- a CDS encoding F0F1 ATP synthase subunit epsilon, with protein sequence MALQVELVAADRSVWSGEASLVRARTAEGEIGIMGGHEPLLAILAPGDVAITGSGSEGITATVSGGFFSVDHDKVTIVAESVEVGAGTR encoded by the coding sequence GTGGCGCTGCAGGTCGAACTGGTGGCCGCCGACCGCTCCGTGTGGTCGGGCGAGGCCTCGCTGGTCCGCGCCCGCACGGCCGAGGGTGAGATCGGCATCATGGGCGGCCACGAGCCGTTGCTGGCCATCCTCGCCCCCGGCGACGTGGCCATCACCGGCTCGGGCTCGGAGGGGATTACCGCCACCGTCAGCGGCGGGTTCTTCTCGGTCGACCACGACAAGGTGACGATCGTCGCCGAATCCGTCGAGGTCGGCGCCGGAACGCGCTGA
- the atpD gene encoding F0F1 ATP synthase subunit beta, whose amino-acid sequence MTATVNEAPSSTSKGATGRIARVIGPVVDVEFSADTMPEQNNALTTQVTIGGETQTVTLEVASHLGDNMVRAISLKPTDGMVRGAAVVDTGAPISVPVGNVTLGHVFNAIGECLNLEEGEKLEVTERWPIHRKAPAFDQLESKTTMFETGIKVIDLLTPYVQGGKIGLFGGAGVGKTVLIQEMIQRVAQNHGGVSVFAGVGERTREGNDLIGEMAEAGVFDKTALVFGQMDEPPGTRLRVALSALTMAEYFRDVQNQDVLLFIDNIFRFTQAGSEVSTLLGRMPSAVGYQPTLADEMGTLQERITSTRGHSITSLQAIYVPADDYTDPAPATTFAHLDATTELSREIASRGLYPAVDPLTSTSRILDPLYISRDHYDTAVRVKQILQRNKELQDIIAILGVDELSEEDKLTVSRARRVQQFLSQNTYMAEKFTGVEGSTVPLKDTVESFKRIADGEFDHVAEQAFFNVGGLEDVERKWAQIQKEN is encoded by the coding sequence ATGACCGCCACCGTCAACGAAGCGCCGAGCAGCACCAGCAAGGGTGCGACAGGTCGCATCGCCCGAGTCATCGGCCCCGTCGTCGACGTCGAGTTCTCGGCCGACACGATGCCCGAGCAGAACAACGCCCTCACCACCCAGGTGACCATCGGGGGTGAGACCCAGACCGTGACGCTCGAGGTGGCCTCCCACCTCGGCGACAACATGGTCCGGGCCATCTCGCTCAAGCCCACCGACGGCATGGTCCGCGGTGCGGCCGTCGTCGACACCGGCGCCCCGATCTCGGTGCCCGTCGGCAACGTGACCCTGGGCCACGTGTTCAACGCCATCGGCGAGTGCCTCAACCTCGAAGAGGGCGAGAAGCTCGAGGTCACCGAGCGCTGGCCGATCCACCGCAAAGCTCCGGCCTTCGACCAGCTCGAGTCCAAGACCACGATGTTCGAGACCGGCATCAAGGTCATCGACCTCCTCACCCCCTACGTCCAGGGCGGGAAGATCGGCCTCTTCGGTGGTGCGGGCGTCGGCAAGACCGTCCTCATCCAGGAGATGATCCAGCGCGTCGCCCAGAACCACGGTGGTGTGTCGGTGTTCGCCGGTGTCGGCGAGCGCACCCGTGAGGGCAACGACCTCATCGGCGAGATGGCCGAGGCCGGCGTCTTCGACAAGACGGCCCTCGTGTTCGGCCAGATGGACGAGCCGCCGGGCACGCGTCTGCGCGTGGCCCTGTCCGCCCTGACGATGGCGGAGTACTTCCGCGACGTGCAGAACCAGGACGTGCTGCTCTTCATCGACAACATCTTCCGGTTCACCCAGGCGGGTTCGGAGGTGTCGACCCTGCTGGGCCGCATGCCCTCCGCCGTGGGCTACCAGCCGACGCTGGCCGACGAGATGGGCACCCTCCAGGAGCGCATCACCTCGACCCGCGGTCACTCGATCACCTCGCTGCAGGCGATCTACGTCCCCGCCGACGACTACACCGACCCGGCGCCGGCCACGACGTTCGCGCACCTCGACGCCACGACCGAGCTCTCCCGCGAGATCGCGTCGCGCGGTCTGTACCCGGCCGTGGACCCGCTGACCTCCACGTCGCGCATCCTGGACCCGCTCTACATCTCGAGGGACCACTACGACACCGCGGTGCGCGTGAAGCAGATCCTGCAGCGCAACAAGGAACTCCAGGACATCATCGCCATCCTCGGTGTCGACGAGCTGTCGGAGGAGGACAAGCTGACGGTGAGCCGTGCTCGCCGCGTCCAGCAGTTCCTCTCCCAGAACACCTACATGGCCGAGAAGTTCACCGGCGTCGAGGGTTCGACGGTTCCGCTGAAGGACACCGTCGAGAGCTTCAAGCGCATCGCGGACGGCGAGTTCGACCACGTCGCCGAGCAGGCCTTCTTCAACGTCGGTGGCCTCGAGGACGTCGAGCGCAAGTGGGCTCAGATCCAGAAGGAGAACTGA
- a CDS encoding F0F1 ATP synthase subunit gamma, with amino-acid sequence MAGQLRAYRRQIRSVQATKKITRAMELIAASRIIKARANVAASTPYARALTRAVSAAASNSSLDHPLITEKSEVKRAAVLVCSSDRGLAGAYSSNVLREGERLTAALRAEGKEIAPYLVGRKAASFYNFRRRSVVEAWAGFTDSPSYEDAKKIGDRLVADFAKEFADGGVDEIHVVYTHFVSMVTQEPRVIRLLPLEVVEGVEAPAEGDLQPLYEFEPSADAVLDALLPQYVNSRIYNCLLQAAASELAGRQRAMKSATDNADELIKKLTRLANNARQADITQEISEIVGGADALASSGSRA; translated from the coding sequence ATGGCAGGCCAGTTGAGGGCCTACCGGCGGCAGATCCGCTCGGTCCAGGCGACCAAGAAGATCACCCGCGCGATGGAGCTCATCGCGGCGTCGCGCATCATCAAGGCGCGGGCGAACGTCGCCGCGTCGACGCCCTACGCCCGGGCGTTGACCCGCGCGGTGTCGGCGGCGGCGTCGAACTCCTCGCTCGACCACCCGTTGATCACCGAGAAGTCCGAGGTGAAGCGCGCGGCGGTGCTCGTGTGCTCCTCCGACCGCGGTCTCGCCGGTGCGTACTCCTCCAACGTCCTGCGCGAGGGGGAGCGGCTCACCGCGGCCCTGCGGGCCGAGGGCAAGGAGATCGCCCCGTACCTCGTCGGGCGCAAGGCGGCGTCGTTCTACAACTTCCGTCGTCGCTCGGTCGTCGAGGCCTGGGCCGGGTTCACCGACTCGCCCAGCTACGAGGACGCGAAGAAGATCGGTGACCGCCTGGTGGCCGACTTCGCGAAGGAGTTCGCCGACGGCGGCGTCGACGAGATCCACGTCGTCTACACCCACTTCGTCAGCATGGTCACGCAGGAACCCCGGGTCATCCGGCTCCTGCCGCTGGAGGTCGTCGAGGGTGTCGAGGCGCCCGCCGAGGGTGACCTGCAGCCGCTGTACGAGTTCGAGCCCAGTGCGGACGCGGTCCTGGACGCCCTGCTCCCGCAGTACGTCAACAGCCGCATCTACAACTGCCTCCTGCAGGCCGCGGCCTCCGAGCTCGCCGGTCGTCAGCGGGCCATGAAGAGCGCGACGGACAACGCGGACGAGCTCATCAAGAAGTTGACCCGGCTGGCCAACAACGCCCGTCAGGCCGACATCACCCAGGAGATCAGCGAGATCGTCGGCGGCGCCGACGCGTTGGCCTCCTCCGGCTCGCGCGCCTGA
- the atpA gene encoding F0F1 ATP synthase subunit alpha, giving the protein MAELTIRPEEIRDALDAFVASYDPGTAAREEVGRVTDAGDGIAHVEGLPSVMANELLRFSDGTLGLAQNLDVRDIGVVVLGDYAGIEEGQEVHRTGEVLSVPVGDDFLGRVVDPLGAPIDGLGPIEAEARRALELQAPSVVQRQEVREPLQTGIKAIDAMIPVGRGQRQLIIGDRQTGKTAIAIDTIINQKSNWASGDPKQQVRCIYVAIGQKGSTIASVKRSLEEAGAMEYTTIVAAPASDPAGFKYLAPYTGSAIGQHWMYAGKHVLIVFDDLSKQAEAYRAVSLLLRRPPGREAYPGDVFYLHSRLLERCAKLSDELGAGSMTGLPFIETKGNDVSAYIPTNVISITDGQIFLQSDLFNANQRPAIDVGISVSRVGGAAQTKAIKGISGTLKLDLAQFRAMEAFAMFASDLDQASRNQLARGARLVELLKQPQYTPFSLEEQVVSIWAGTTGQLDSVEVSDVSRFEREFLEYVKRQHAELMQGIRETKQFSDGAKEELKKAVDAFKPQFSAGKQDAAVPGDEDHGATDADDISQERITTQKR; this is encoded by the coding sequence ATGGCCGAGCTGACCATCCGCCCGGAGGAGATCCGGGACGCTCTCGACGCCTTCGTGGCGTCGTACGACCCCGGAACCGCCGCGCGTGAGGAAGTCGGCCGCGTGACCGACGCGGGCGACGGCATCGCCCACGTCGAGGGCCTGCCCTCCGTCATGGCGAACGAACTGCTGCGCTTCAGCGACGGGACCCTGGGCCTGGCCCAGAACCTCGACGTGCGCGACATCGGTGTGGTCGTCCTGGGCGACTACGCCGGCATCGAGGAGGGCCAGGAGGTCCACCGCACCGGAGAGGTCCTCTCCGTCCCCGTCGGTGACGACTTCCTGGGCCGCGTCGTGGACCCGCTGGGTGCCCCGATCGACGGTCTCGGCCCGATCGAGGCCGAGGCGCGCCGTGCGCTGGAACTGCAGGCCCCTTCGGTCGTCCAGCGCCAGGAAGTGCGGGAGCCGCTGCAGACCGGCATCAAGGCCATCGACGCCATGATCCCCGTCGGCCGTGGTCAGCGTCAGCTGATCATCGGTGACCGCCAGACCGGCAAGACCGCGATCGCGATCGACACGATCATCAACCAGAAGTCCAACTGGGCCTCGGGCGACCCGAAGCAGCAGGTCCGCTGCATCTACGTCGCGATCGGCCAGAAGGGCTCCACGATCGCTTCCGTGAAGCGCTCGCTGGAAGAGGCCGGCGCGATGGAGTACACGACCATCGTCGCGGCCCCCGCGTCCGACCCGGCCGGCTTCAAGTACCTCGCGCCCTACACCGGTTCGGCCATCGGCCAGCACTGGATGTACGCCGGCAAGCACGTCCTCATCGTCTTCGACGACCTGTCGAAGCAGGCCGAGGCCTACCGCGCCGTGTCGCTGCTGCTGCGTCGTCCGCCGGGCCGCGAGGCCTACCCCGGTGACGTCTTCTACCTGCACTCCCGCCTGCTGGAGCGTTGTGCGAAGTTGTCCGACGAGCTCGGTGCCGGGTCGATGACGGGTCTGCCGTTCATCGAGACCAAGGGCAACGACGTCTCGGCGTACATCCCGACCAACGTCATCTCCATCACCGACGGTCAGATCTTCCTGCAGTCGGACCTGTTCAACGCGAACCAGCGTCCGGCCATCGACGTCGGCATCTCGGTGTCGCGCGTCGGCGGTGCCGCGCAGACGAAGGCCATCAAGGGCATCTCCGGCACGCTGAAGCTGGACCTCGCGCAGTTCCGCGCGATGGAGGCGTTCGCCATGTTCGCCTCCGACCTCGACCAGGCCTCGCGCAACCAGCTCGCCCGTGGTGCGCGTCTCGTCGAGCTGCTCAAGCAGCCGCAGTACACGCCGTTCTCCCTCGAGGAGCAGGTCGTCTCGATCTGGGCCGGCACCACCGGTCAGCTCGACTCCGTCGAGGTGTCCGACGTCTCCCGGTTCGAGCGCGAGTTCCTCGAGTACGTCAAGCGTCAGCACGCCGAGCTCATGCAGGGCATCCGCGAGACGAAGCAGTTCTCCGACGGGGCCAAGGAAGAGCTGAAGAAGGCCGTCGACGCCTTCAAGCCCCAGTTCTCCGCGGGCAAGCAGGACGCGGCCGTCCCCGGCGACGAGGACCACGGCGCGACCGACGCGGACGACATCTCGCAGGAGCGGATCACCACCCAGAAGCGCTGA
- a CDS encoding F0F1 ATP synthase subunit delta — MSGELDSGVAKASLAAAQQVLDQQLAAEGADAGKTGEDLFAVTSLLDSSVGLRRALTDPSREGSAKADFVRRTLSGRITPAALETVVALASARWTAGRDLSDATERLAVVAVVTQAEKSGHLDALEDELFRFSRTIAGNAGLRDALADRTAPDANRASLASRLLLGKASPETVQLARRVATSPRGLRAERLLEDWVEIVARRREQLVAHVVSAVSLSENQRERLAASLSRQYGRAIRINVDVDPHLVGGLRVSVGDDVIDGSISTRLDEARRRLAG; from the coding sequence ATGAGCGGTGAGCTCGACTCCGGCGTCGCGAAGGCGAGCCTCGCCGCCGCGCAGCAGGTGCTCGACCAGCAGTTGGCGGCCGAGGGGGCCGACGCGGGCAAGACCGGTGAGGACCTCTTCGCCGTCACCAGCCTGCTCGACTCCTCGGTCGGCCTCCGCCGGGCGCTGACCGACCCCTCCCGCGAGGGTTCGGCCAAGGCGGACTTCGTCCGCCGCACGCTGTCCGGCCGGATCACCCCGGCTGCTCTCGAGACCGTCGTCGCGCTGGCCTCGGCCCGCTGGACGGCGGGTCGCGACCTGTCCGACGCCACCGAACGGCTCGCCGTCGTCGCGGTCGTCACCCAGGCCGAGAAGTCGGGGCACCTGGACGCGCTGGAGGACGAGCTCTTCCGGTTCTCGCGGACCATCGCCGGCAACGCCGGCCTGCGCGACGCGCTGGCCGACCGCACGGCCCCCGACGCCAACCGCGCGTCGCTGGCCTCGCGGTTGCTGCTCGGCAAGGCCTCGCCCGAGACCGTCCAGCTGGCCCGTCGGGTCGCGACCTCCCCGCGGGGTCTGCGCGCGGAACGGCTGCTGGAGGACTGGGTCGAGATCGTGGCCAGGCGTCGCGAGCAGCTCGTGGCCCACGTGGTCTCGGCCGTCTCGCTGAGCGAGAACCAGCGTGAGCGGCTCGCCGCCTCGCTCTCGCGCCAGTACGGCCGGGCGATCCGCATCAACGTCGACGTCGACCCCCACCTGGTGGGGGGCCTGCGCGTGAGCGTCGGCGACGACGTCATCGACGGGTCGATCTCGACCCGCCTCGACGAGGCCCGTCGCCGCCTGGCCGGCTGA
- a CDS encoding F0F1 ATP synthase subunit B, with product MLVAGFAMAGEEVAGDPMYPILPHLGELIVGIIFAIIIYAVVAKKVVPRLEAMYEERRAAIEGNVEKAERAQEEAAAALAEYKAQLADARVEGNRIREEARQQGAQILAEMREQAQAESERITTAARATIEAERVQATAQLRAEVGRLATDLAGRIVGESLQDTARQSGVVDRFLADLERNESGVTSR from the coding sequence GTGCTCGTAGCAGGCTTCGCCATGGCTGGTGAAGAAGTTGCCGGCGACCCGATGTACCCGATCCTTCCTCACCTCGGTGAGCTGATCGTCGGCATCATCTTCGCGATCATCATCTACGCGGTGGTCGCCAAGAAGGTCGTCCCGCGCCTCGAAGCGATGTACGAAGAGCGTCGTGCCGCCATCGAGGGCAACGTCGAGAAGGCGGAGCGGGCGCAGGAAGAAGCTGCCGCCGCTCTCGCCGAGTACAAGGCTCAGCTCGCCGACGCCCGCGTCGAGGGCAACCGCATCCGTGAGGAGGCGCGCCAGCAGGGTGCGCAGATCCTCGCCGAGATGCGTGAGCAGGCTCAGGCCGAGTCCGAACGCATCACCACCGCGGCGCGCGCGACCATCGAGGCCGAGCGCGTCCAGGCCACGGCGCAGCTGCGCGCGGAAGTCGGTCGCCTCGCGACCGACCTCGCGGGTCGCATCGTCGGGGAGTCGCTGCAGGACACCGCTCGTCAGAGCGGCGTCGTGGACCGGTTCCTGGCCGACCTCGAGCGCAACGAGTCGGGAGTGACCTCCCGATGA
- the atpE gene encoding ATP synthase F0 subunit C encodes MTGSLAIVGYGLSAIGPGIGIGLIFAAYINGAARQPEARGMLQSIAILGFVLAEALAIFGIALAFVFQ; translated from the coding sequence ATGACTGGCTCCCTCGCCATCGTCGGCTACGGCCTCTCCGCCATCGGCCCGGGCATCGGCATCGGCCTGATCTTCGCGGCCTACATCAACGGCGCTGCGCGTCAGCCCGAAGCTCGCGGCATGCTCCAGAGCATCGCCATCCTCGGTTTCGTCCTCGCGGAAGCGCTCGCCATCTTCGGCATCGCCCTCGCCTTCGTCTTCCAGTGA
- the atpB gene encoding F0F1 ATP synthase subunit A, with translation MSLPMLAAAEGGFTPPDAEMFWQPLIGSGPFAITRPAIVFALSAVLIIWLLLAGTKRLAVVPGKKQMVVEAAYGFVRNSIAREWIGSKDFRKYVPLLFTFFSIILVNNLFGVIPPIQYPTMSRVAFPLALTIMLYLTYHVVGIRKKGFAAYFAGVVPHGLPKPIIPLVFFLEVLSILVIQPVTITLRLFGNMFAGHLILVLFISGAEYMFIDGGIGLKIVGIPTIVMAFVLTLFELFVEFLQAYVYTMLAASFIASALADEH, from the coding sequence GTGAGCCTGCCCATGCTGGCTGCCGCGGAGGGCGGGTTCACCCCGCCCGACGCAGAGATGTTCTGGCAGCCCCTCATCGGGAGCGGTCCGTTCGCGATCACGCGTCCGGCCATCGTCTTCGCGCTGTCGGCTGTGCTGATCATCTGGTTGCTGCTCGCCGGCACCAAGCGCCTCGCGGTCGTGCCGGGCAAGAAGCAGATGGTCGTCGAAGCCGCCTACGGTTTCGTGCGGAACTCGATCGCCCGGGAGTGGATCGGCAGCAAGGACTTCCGCAAGTACGTCCCGCTGCTCTTCACCTTCTTCTCGATCATCCTCGTCAACAACCTGTTCGGCGTCATCCCGCCGATCCAGTACCCGACGATGTCGCGCGTCGCCTTCCCGCTGGCGCTCACGATCATGCTCTACCTGACTTACCACGTCGTGGGCATCCGCAAGAAGGGCTTCGCCGCCTACTTCGCCGGCGTCGTGCCGCACGGCCTGCCCAAGCCGATCATCCCGCTGGTGTTCTTCCTCGAGGTGCTGTCCATCCTCGTGATCCAGCCGGTGACGATCACGCTGCGACTCTTCGGGAACATGTTCGCCGGCCACCTCATCCTGGTGCTCTTCATCTCCGGCGCGGAGTACATGTTCATCGACGGCGGGATCGGGCTGAAGATCGTCGGCATCCCGACCATCGTGATGGCCTTCGTCCTCACCCTCTTCGAACTCTTCGTCGAGTTCCTCCAGGCGTACGTCTACACGATGCTCGCCGCCTCATTCATCGCCAGCGCCCTCGCTGACGAGCACTGA
- a CDS encoding MraY family glycosyltransferase, which produces MRAYLLVIVVAAAVTYLTTPLVRRLAQRVGAITPLRDRDVHSVPVPRMGGVAMFFGMVAALVVASQVPFLSRVFHADPGPLWVLVGAGVVCAVGVADDIVQLDAVTKLAGQVLAAGIMGWQGVSLLQLPIGGVTLLSGRTMMIITILVVLVSVNAVNFVDGLDGLAAGIVGIGSIAFFGYSYALQRGSAPDDFSSLATLIAAITVGVCLGFLPHNFHPARIFMGDSGSMMLGLLMASSTIAATSTVDPEAVASEKIAPAFFPLLLPIAVLLVPFSDMVLAVVRRTRAGKAFWHPDKKHLHHRLLQLGHSHRVAVLVMYSWAAFLSFGVASSAFLPLTQAFAVAFAAGCVVLALTFLPVYWRRNRRTVDPVNPTVSDEEPTQSAVAAPTSETSRT; this is translated from the coding sequence ATGAGGGCCTACCTCCTCGTCATCGTCGTGGCCGCGGCCGTCACGTACCTGACGACACCCCTGGTGCGGCGCCTCGCCCAGCGCGTCGGCGCGATCACCCCGCTGCGCGACCGCGACGTGCACTCGGTGCCCGTGCCGCGGATGGGCGGGGTGGCGATGTTCTTCGGGATGGTCGCCGCCCTGGTCGTGGCGAGCCAGGTGCCGTTCCTCTCCCGCGTCTTCCACGCCGACCCCGGACCGCTGTGGGTCCTCGTCGGCGCCGGGGTGGTCTGTGCCGTCGGCGTCGCCGACGACATCGTCCAGCTCGACGCCGTCACCAAGCTGGCCGGGCAGGTGCTCGCCGCCGGGATCATGGGCTGGCAGGGCGTGAGCCTGCTGCAGCTGCCGATCGGCGGGGTCACCCTGCTCTCCGGCCGGACCATGATGATCATCACGATCCTCGTGGTGCTCGTGTCGGTGAACGCGGTGAACTTCGTCGACGGTCTGGACGGTCTCGCCGCCGGCATCGTCGGGATCGGCTCGATCGCCTTCTTCGGCTACTCCTACGCCCTGCAGCGGGGCAGCGCGCCCGACGACTTCTCCTCCCTCGCCACGCTCATCGCGGCGATCACGGTGGGGGTGTGCCTCGGCTTCCTGCCGCACAACTTCCACCCGGCCCGCATCTTCATGGGCGACTCCGGGTCGATGATGCTCGGTCTGCTGATGGCGAGTTCGACCATCGCGGCGACGAGCACGGTCGATCCCGAGGCCGTGGCGAGCGAGAAGATCGCGCCCGCGTTCTTCCCGTTGCTGCTGCCCATCGCGGTCCTGCTGGTCCCGTTCAGCGACATGGTCCTGGCCGTCGTCCGCCGCACGAGGGCGGGCAAGGCGTTCTGGCACCCCGACAAGAAGCACCTGCACCACCGGTTGCTGCAGCTCGGCCACTCCCACCGCGTCGCCGTCCTCGTCATGTACTCGTGGGCGGCGTTCCTGAGCTTCGGGGTGGCCTCCTCGGCGTTCCTCCCGCTGACCCAGGCCTTCGCCGTGGCCTTCGCGGCCGGCTGCGTCGTGCTGGCCCTGACGTTCCTGCCCGTGTACTGGCGACGCAACCGGCGGACGGTGGACCCTGTGAACCCGACGGTGAGCGACGAGGAACCCACGCAGAGTGCCGTTGCGGCACCCACGTCCGAGACTTCCCGCACGTGA
- a CDS encoding L-threonylcarbamoyladenylate synthase: MRPPFDCADPVIRERGLSAAHNAVKRGEVVVLPTDTVYGIGADAFNPAAVQRLLEAKGRGRNMPPPVLVPETRTIDGLASSIPFAVRELIDAFWPGALTIVCRAQPSLSWDLGDTNGTVALRMPLHPVALELLKRTGPMAVSSANLSGHPAANLVTEAVEQLGESVRVYLDGGPATKGAPSTIVDASDGPLRVLRVGAISEAELRAAVPKGWVELDEPDVDPEADPEPQLETEGTGASAPQTSG; this comes from the coding sequence GTGAGGCCCCCGTTCGATTGCGCCGACCCCGTCATCCGAGAGCGCGGTCTGTCCGCAGCGCACAACGCCGTGAAGCGCGGTGAGGTGGTCGTGCTGCCCACCGACACCGTCTACGGCATCGGCGCCGACGCGTTCAACCCCGCCGCGGTGCAGCGCCTGCTCGAGGCCAAGGGACGTGGACGCAACATGCCGCCACCCGTCCTCGTGCCCGAGACCCGGACCATCGACGGCCTGGCGTCGTCCATCCCGTTCGCGGTCCGCGAGCTGATCGACGCGTTCTGGCCCGGTGCCCTCACCATCGTCTGCCGCGCCCAGCCCTCGCTGAGCTGGGACCTGGGCGACACCAACGGCACGGTCGCGCTGCGGATGCCGCTGCACCCCGTCGCCCTGGAGCTGCTCAAGCGCACCGGCCCGATGGCCGTCTCGAGCGCCAACCTCTCCGGCCACCCCGCCGCGAACCTCGTCACCGAGGCCGTCGAGCAGCTGGGGGAGTCCGTCCGGGTCTACCTCGACGGTGGTCCGGCGACGAAGGGGGCGCCCTCGACGATCGTCGACGCCTCCGACGGACCGCTGCGGGTCCTGCGCGTCGGGGCGATCTCGGAGGCGGAGCTGCGCGCCGCGGTGCCCAAGGGCTGGGTCGAGCTCGACGAGCCCGACGTCGATCCCGAGGCTGACCCCGAGCCTCAGCTCGAGACCGAGGGAACCGGAGCGAGCGCACCGCAGACGAGCGGATGA